DNA from Rhinatrema bivittatum chromosome 1, aRhiBiv1.1, whole genome shotgun sequence:
gtcatgggatagagcaCAATgtactattgtggattgggaactggttaaaagacagaaaacagagtagagctaaatggtaaattttcccagtagagaaaggtgaatagtggagagccccagggatctattctgggaccactgctttttaaaatatttataaatgaactagaAATGGaaacaataagtgaggtgatcaaatttgccaatgagtcaaaattattcaaagttgttaaatcacaagaggattttgaaaaattgcaagaTGACCTTGCAAAACTCAGAGACCGggtatgcaaatggaaaatgaaatttaatgtggacaagtgcaaagtgatgcacttagggaagagtaacccaaattaaagCTATGCAATTCAAgggtccacattaggagtcacaattcaggaaaaagatctaggtgttatcATTGATAATATGATAACATCTTCTGCTCGGTGTGcaacagcattcaagaaagcaaatagaatgctaggaattattaggaaaggaatggagaataaaacagaaaaatatcataatgcctctgtattgctccatggtgtgacctgaATATACATGATACAGATTTTCATGCATCTGCTTCTATTTTAATCAAGTCTATTTCATACAAATTCAtaagagatatcctgaaaacccgacctgttGGCAGCTCTCAAAGGCTAGGAGTGAATATCACTGTTCTAGCTATTAGCTGTTGCCAAGTAACACTTTCCCTGACCACACCAGGCCTCCCCCAATCCATGTAGCCTGTTGTCTTTCCACACACAGCTTCCATAGACTCACAAATGTGTGCGCATCAGTGGACTCACATGCATGTGCACATCATGGACCCCGATAGACACTACTATTGGAAGCCTAACTATATTTTCTATCTAGCTAGCTATCTatgtatagatatagatattagagatgtgaatcagaaccagaatcggttcggatttcagttccgattcacatctctatagatgtgaatcggaaccagaatcggttcggatttcagttctgattcacatctctaatagatataTATCTGCCAGTTGGCAATTTGGTTGCTATTACTTCCATTTTTTGTTGAAAGACAAACCTTAGCTAGGGATTCCCAGTTGTGTGCTTAGTAAACCTGCTTGCCTACAGTGAAAACCAAATTGCTTATCTGTAATGGGCATTCTCCGTGGACAGTAGGATAATCAGCCACACATGGGCCCTGACAGATAGGCACCGTTGTTGGCAGCCCAAGCATTTTTATTGATAGATTCCTTCACTACCATTCCTTCTAGCTAATCAATAAGGAGAtcggaagagagagagagattgtctGCGTGtgcatttatgtgtgtatgtgcatgcctGTATTTGGATATGTGTGTGGGTTGTGCACATATGTGTTTGTGGTGATGAGGCTCTCAGAATGTTGCAgaatagatgcactggagaaaaacacagaaagtatttaccaaaaagagaaaaacgtttcaagaaataaaaataaaataaaattccaaaGTAAGCAATGCAGAACTTTTTCTCTGAAGGATTTTGGGATATATCTCTGTGTCTCTCTGCATGCAGGGATTAAAGAGTTTAGCGATAAGGCACACTTTCCATAAACTTTGAAGCCAGCAAAAGATTTAAGgaattcttgctttttttttttttatttctttcacttTTCTAGGACAAGGAAAACCTGCCTTCATACACCGTCAATCTTTCTTCAATGGCTTCATGTCCTTGTTTGGTTTGAGAGAATGCTTAGGTAGCTTTGGCTAGTTTCAGTCCAGAAGCTACTAATTCTTGTCATTTGATGTTAGTCTTATGGGGCTTAGCCTGGAGTTTATAGCCCTGAACTTgagatttatgtgcaaaaaaaaacatGATCTGTTCACAAAtcacattttctgcacataaatcctgaaTACAGCATCCTGCACCACAAACTCCAGGTTCAGCTCCATAGACTAAAACTGGCCCCAGAAGATTTCTCCATCTTtaaccaggagttaaatttctagCATTAAGAGAATACAAGTTAAGCCTACACATCTCTCTTTATTGGGAAGTAATAGTTAATGCCTAGATTAACCTGAGATTTGTATGGAGGAGGgttcatttgtgtgcacatttttactcataTTTCTGCACTCATGTTTTGTGTACTAAACTTCTTGCTAAACTGAGAGTAaagttctgcacacaaaaatgtatgcacaactACAGGCTAACATGCACATAGCCAAGTACACCTTATCACATCAGTTCCTCTAAAAagccctgatttactaaggcttttcttccatgttTTCTTTATGGAAAAACAGCttaaaggttgattttaaaagccctacacatgccTAAGCCAGGAGATGCGCGTATATCTCAGGCCAACGCGCATCatgtagatttttaaaagtacacgagtatgtgtgtattttcaggtacatgcacaaatgaaaaagttttaaaaggggtggggcatgggcatgatcTAGGCAGAGCATGGGCGGGACATTGGCATTCCAGAAAGTTACCTTGAAATGTGCAATTATTTATGTGTACAAGTGCGTGCCGGCGTTCCCTacctcgtaactttacttctgctatggatagtgtgcaagtaatgaaacaaaaacccAAGGCTAGtttgcggggttttaagggttggggctagaagggtaaaagggaggcatattAACTAGGGGTGTTAGGAAGTCATATCCTTTACCTAGGCAAACTTGGaaaggactggggaaactggtaaggtaattgcatcggcatcatatctaataaaatcttcccacttacgtggtagagctggcatttgcgcgcacatgtgcatgtctatataaaattgtgcacacatgtacatgtgtacagctgattttatatcatatgtgcaTATACATGAGTAATTTATAAAATGTTGCGTCCATTGGCACTCATACATATGTGCCTGTGCAGatatttcaaagttaccatcttaatgaATAAGGCTGTTTGAAAAATTTAGAAAAGGATTACATTTAAATGAAAACAGCAagcattttgtaatttttaaaggaaagcCACAACAGCAGCTTTCTCCTACTGTGGAGGAAGCAAGGATATAGTAAATTAACAAAGTGGAACAGATTTTCTCTTGCATCAAAAGAACAATCACATTTTTAGGTGTTTTGCTGATGGGAAATATTGTTAAACATAAGAACAAGGCACACACTTTAGCTGCACCTCTCTCACAtccattaatatattttttttccccatagaataTAGTAAATATTGCAATAGTGACTTGTATTTTTACAGACTTACACTATTAGAACCTGTATTTTAGGTGCACTTACCAAATACATTTTAAGTTGTAAAAAGTCATTTTCGAAAAAAAAGACAAGAGACACAACTTTACAAGATTAAAATATATAATTGTAATCAAGTCAGTTACATTCAGCTATGTTAGCTAAAGGCATATTACTTCTTGCTCTTCGAggggtataaaaaaaacccaaataataattattaccaaaaaaaaaatcccaacctctctctttctttctgcctAATGCGACTTTGCAGGCCTGATTTTCATTTTAACAGTTTTAAGGGAGTAATCGGCAGCTCTGAACGGTATCCAGACCACTCCGTTTTCAATCTCATAAGGAACATTGTTTCTTGGGTCGTACTGTCCTCCTGAATAGTATATGCCATTGAGATTGGCCGCTTGGCAGTTGTTAAACCACCAGCCCCCTCCGTAGACTTCAGCGCAATTGTCTTCCCAGCGGTCGCTGTCCCTGTCAAAGGTGCTGAACTTCATGTTGACGTGAGACGTGTACTCCTCGTCCTCCTCGGAGCCCTGGATCAACGCGTCTCCAGCTGTGCCCGCATACCGAGACACTTTAAGGGCATAGCCTTCAGATTCAGGCCTCACCTGCATGCTGTATTCCGCGTACGCCCCCTCCCCGGCCCAGTCCTCTAATTCCACCCGAAGGACAGTGTCCTTCTGGCTCAGTAAGTGGATGTATTCATTGCCCAACCAGAACTCTCCTTTCCCTTTTGCATCCAAGCTGCCAAATCCTTTCTTGTAATCTTGCCAGGTGCGGTTAAAATTCACTGATCCATCCTCTCTCTGCTGGATCAGAAGCCATCCTCCCCAAAGGGTGTCTTGGTCGCAATAGACTGATAGCACTTTATTGGATCCTTCTGGCCTGATTCTGAAAATGCCACTTTTGGCACCAGAACCGTATTTTTGGTGGATATCATCAcagtctaaaaaataaatacatttttttatctAGTTTACAATAGTTATCAATACAATTCAGAAGGACTGGTAGGAGTTTGATAGCAAGGATGATGGTAAGTACATGTTCTTGCTATACTGTTATAGGTCTACAATGGAAAATATGACGTGCAGAAAAGTGAATTTGCAATTTTTAGTATATAGTTTTAGAAAGAGTCCCTCCAATGTTAACATCAGATTGTAAAAGTAAAAAGTTTGGGTTTGCTATGGCAAGTCTATTTTAATGCATGCCATATTTATTTAGGTAACTTATTTAAATAAGTTGCAAATGCATACCTGGACGTTATTCTGTATGCAAAAATGGGGACATTATAGCATCTCACTGTGCTATGTCTTCTGAAGTTATGTTTGTTGACTTTTTGAATTAGGAAGATTATGACGATGCACATAAAATAATTTGCTAATACAGTAGCTAGGTGCATTTTATTAGTGTGAGAGCACCTACTGTCGACCGTCggtccatctgtctgtctgtctgatcCCCCGTATATATATTGGCATTTGGAAAGTGGTTAACGGATTTGGGTGAAATTTAGCACCGGGGCATCTAGATTAAAAGTTGTGGGGGAATTGTGATCTTGATGTGAATCAGAACAAAGCAGTTTATTTATCTTCACTGATCATGAATGGGGGAAGTGTGTCTATGACTCAGGGGTGATGAAGACGCTAATTAGTCTCACAGATAATCATGAgaatacacaataaataaaatggacAATTATGTACACTGCTCTTGCCATGTTTGCTTGGCATTTTGTCTAAAACTGTATTTAAATTAATTCCTTATGGGGTTGTCaggttgttttggtgtgacaGAACTGCCAGAATGCTTTTTTTAGGTCATCAACTACTGCAAAAGCAGCTGCCTCTGTCCTCTGTCACATCTGATTCACCAGAGATAGTCTGCTGCATCATTATATTTCAATTCTAGAATAGTGTTTAAGGTTAAGATAATTAAAAAGAACGTATTCAGTTCTTCCTGAAAATTTATATAGATACTGGTTATTCAAACTTTTTGAGATGATGGCTAAACATATGCATATGgtttaaacatatatatattaccCAACAGTAAACTTTTACAAAATGACTGACATCATTAGAAggacatttaaatatctgtaaGTATTTGATTTTTAACAACTTGTTTCTTGTCTCAAATAGGTAGCACATTATTTGATGTATTATGTAGTGTAGATCCTGAATTTTGGCAAAGTGATTGGTAGTTAATTGTTAAGGAATGCTTTCTGAATTCCCTAAAAATCTGAAAGCTTCAGAACCCTCCTTCCCCCATGCATCTGTCGGAAACGCTCCTGGTTGTGCCAGTTGCCAAGTGTGGATTTTGATGGTTGACGGAATCTGGCTCAGATATCACTTGGATTTACCTGTCCCGATGTAACCTTCTGTTTTCACAATGCCAGTCTTAAGGTCAAGCATGTCGTCCTCATGCTGGTCGTGCTGGACTGGCCCCTGATCTTCAGGCACGAAGCTGCTCTTCATGGACTTCGTTTCAGTAGGGgagctcttgctgctgctgctgctgctgctgctcgtcACTACCGTCTTGGTATAGGATGTGCTCTCGCCGGGGCTGGAGCTGCCTTTGGTATGGAAAGAAGGCGTACCAAAGTGTATATGGCTGAAGTCATCCGTTTCGCTTTCACCCAGTTCTGAGAAGACGTCCGGCCCTGTATAAACCGTGTGGGTGACTTTGGAGCCGGAGGTGCCTGTGCCGGtagaactgctgctgctgctactgctgctactgGTGTGGAACTTGCCTCCGGTACCCCCCATGAGGAACTCCTCAAAGCTTGGGATTTTACTAATGTCATCTATGCCACTGCTGGAAGTGACTCGCACATTGTAGGTGCCCCCGGGTACTACGCCAGCAGTATCACCACCAGTACCCAGAGTGCTCACCAAACGGGCACACTCATCCCCTTCACCCCCACTCACAGTTTCTATCTTTTCCTCTCTAGGGCCGTCGGGGCCATGGGTAATCTTTGTTGTG
Protein-coding regions in this window:
- the LOC115096974 gene encoding fibrinogen alpha chain-like gives rise to the protein MLQIRGLCFLLCLAGTVWAADQETEFSETGATGRGPRVVEHGAQSACKQEKSWPFCADEDWGPKCPSGCRIQGLVDQTDRDFAKRIDNIRKQLTDNQNNYKSTDVTTKETYELIKNNLVQGQDSDNKYGQVSEDLRRRIEELKQNVLRNMNRIMSLKNSIQNQVVDIKRLEVDIDIKIRACKGSCAQNYNYHVDLATYETIQKSLLQAGAMKMDPSVAELNSIRLLKMRPIKDTVVPEHFKTLAQTGLDKQFGIFTEFQQKLMVLERPGKEVKVPSYIPDTDTFSGSKVTAVKVDGGVSTGAEKQIFGSGGDKSTMTVTSQGRTVKCTKTITTKITHGPDGPREEKIETVSGGEGDECARLVSTLGTGGDTAGVVPGGTYNVRVTSSSGIDDISKIPSFEEFLMGGTGGKFHTSSSSSSSSSSTGTGTSGSKVTHTVYTGPDVFSELGESETDDFSHIHFGTPSFHTKGSSSPGESTSYTKTVVTSSSSSSSSKSSPTETKSMKSSFVPEDQGPVQHDQHEDDMLDLKTGIVKTEGYIGTDCDDIHQKYGSGAKSGIFRIRPEGSNKVLSVYCDQDTLWGGWLLIQQREDGSVNFNRTWQDYKKGFGSLDAKGKGEFWLGNEYIHLLSQKDTVLRVELEDWAGEGAYAEYSMQVRPESEGYALKVSRYAGTAGDALIQGSEEDEEYTSHVNMKFSTFDRDSDRWEDNCAEVYGGGWWFNNCQAANLNGIYYSGGQYDPRNNVPYEIENGVVWIPFRAADYSLKTVKMKIRPAKSH